Genomic DNA from Mycteria americana isolate JAX WOST 10 ecotype Jacksonville Zoo and Gardens chromosome 25, USCA_MyAme_1.0, whole genome shotgun sequence:
aggagggggaaaaaagcaatgatGAGGCAGTTCAGATCGGTtcaggcgcaggagcaggctgtccccatgtgccgtaagacgaaccggcggggaagatgaccggcctggctgaacaaggatcttttgctgggactcaggaagaaaaaggagagtttaccagttttggaagaaggggcaggcaacccaagaagagtacaggggtctcgtcaagtcatgcagagaggaaattagaaaggcaaaagcccagctagaactcaagctggccactgctgtaagagataataaaaaatgtttttacaaatacattaacaacaaaaggagagccaaggagactctccctcctttattggatgcgggggggaacattgccaccaaggatgaggaaaaggctgaggtacttaatgccttctttgcctcagtctttaatagtcaggccagttatccccagggtattcagccccctgagctggaagacagggacggagagcagaataaaccccccgtaatccaggaggaagcagttagcgacctgctacgccacctggacactcacaagtctatggggccggatgggatccacccgagagtactgagagagcgggcggaggagcttgccaagccactctccatcatttatcagcggtcctggttaacaggggaggtcccagaggcttgccagtgtgacgcccatcgacaagaagggccggaaggaggatccggggaactacaggcctgccgGCCTGACCTCGGCGCCGGGGAAAATTATGCAGCGGTTCaccttgagtgcgctcaacaggcatgtgcaggccagccaggggttcaggcccagccagcatgggttcacgaaaggcaggtcctgcttgaccaacctgatctccttctacgaccaggtgacctgcgtagtggatgagggaaaggctgtagatgttttctacctggactttagtaaagcctttgacactgtctcccacagcgttctcctagagaagctggcagctcatggcttaggcgggtgtactcttcgctgggtaaaaaactggctggatggccgagcccagagagctgtggtgaacggagttaaatccagttggcggccggtcacaagcggtgttccccagggctcagttttggggccagtcttgtttaatatctttatcaatgagctggatgaggggattgagtgcaccctcagtaagtttgcaggtgaccccaaattgggcgggagcgtcgatctgctcgagggtaggaaggctctgcagagggatctggacaggctggatcgatgggccgaggtcaattgtatgaggtttaacaaggccaagtgccgggtcctgcactttggtcacaacaacgccatgcaacgctacaggcttgcggaggagtggctggaaagctgcctggcggaaaaggacctgggggtgctggctgacagccggctgaacgtGAGCCGGCAGtgcgcccaggtggccaagaaagccaacagcatcctggcttgcgtCAGGAATAGTgcggccagcaggagtagggaagtgatcgtgcccctgtactcggcactggtgaggccgcacctcgaatgctgtgttcagttttgggcccctcaccacaagagagacattgaggggctggagcgtgtccagagaagggcaacgaagctggtgaagggtctggagaacaagtcttttgaggagcggctgagggacctgggattgtttagtctggagaagcggaggctgaggggagaccttatcgctctctacaactacctgaaaggaggttgtagcaggGTGGGGTCAGTCTCTACTCCCACGTAACTAgcggtaggacgagaggaaatggcctcaggttgcgtcaggagaggtttagattggatattaggaaaaatgtctttactcaaagcgtggtcaagcattggaacaggctgcccagagaggtggtggagtcaccatccctggaggagttcaaaaaacctgTGGACGTGGCACCtcggggacatggtttagtaggcatggagatgttgggttgacggttggactagatgatcttagaggtcttttccaaccttaatgattctatgattctatgattctacggtgtagaagatttgtctccaaagCGGGGTGCGCAAGAAGGTCCaccggggggagggcggggagtgCCCGCTGACATGGCtactgggcagcctgcaggcggggGTTGCGGGTCGACCAACAATCCTTGGGGCAGCTCTTTGGGGCTCCCAGGGCCGGGGGTCGGGAGCTTCTCCATTACTTTCCCAATAGTGGGGGCCAGAGGAGCGGAGGAACAATTTGgtccagcaccttcccagcaacCAGGCTGTCTGTTTGTTGATTAACCCATAATTTCATAAAATGGGTGTGGGGAGCCTGTCTGACGGGCCTGTCGGAAACCCCATTCCTCACCCCCTGAACATGCCCGTTCTAGATCTCGCTACTCTCTGTCGAGGCTCCGTTTGTGCCCGGGTGGGCGGCCGCCTtgttgccccaggggagcccccacAGGGTCTCcccgccctgctcagccctggggagccccattgTGACGTCAGAGCCATGTGACTGTGAGGTCAGAGCCGGCCGCCCACACAGCCCTGTGGCGCGCGGGgaaggagcccacagctgccgTGTGGCTGTTGCCCCGGGCAGGCGCGCTCCTGCTggagggcagcgtggggctgctgctggagctgtttttGCCTGGacaggccacactgctggggctgaggcggAGGAGCTGAGCGAGGAGCCTGCCTTTGCCCAGAGATGGCGAGGAGAAAGGCACCCCGGAGAAGATGCCAAGGGGCCTCAAAAGGCTCCTTGGGGAACACGGCCGACCGAGAgccggcaggggaggcagcaggccCGAGCCGCTGCCAGACGAGTAGGTACGaagtgggctgctcctgcctggggtgtcaggttggggtggtagcagggcctgctgctgccagcttgcttcctcttctcccactgcaggcctgtgaagcaaaggatggggaaaggagaggggggacccCTGGCAGccgcccagctgtgctgccctctctcGCTGCAACTGGCATGTCCCCTGGGAGGCTTCCCGAGGCCGACCTCTGGCAAGGGCCTCGGCTCACACAGCGTGGGGACGGTGGGCAACAAGCATTTCTCTTGTTCCTCCTACAGGAGCCTCTGCACGGAGGTGGAGCTGGTGGCACGCTTTTTGCGGTCAACTCCCAGCTCAGCCGGTCAAGGGCCTGCAAAGTGGCGCAAGAAGGCCACAGAAGCTGCAAGTGAGTTagcactgctgcttgctctgaAGTCCTCGGGGGTGAAGTCGGAGAGCTGcgctgtgccagagctctggccaaaCGTCGCAAGTGGCAGGAGaagtgcaggctgccctgctcttcgccccagggagggagggcatAGGGCTCGGTGTCGCCTCCCCGCAGGGAGCCAAAACACGCGTGGCTGGgcatcctggagaagagacctcaagacacaggcctaacttttctctggtttctttgcCCAGGGACGGTCTTCGGCCTTGCTTGCCATGCAGCAGGTGCCCTTGTCTCCCTGTGGAGACATCTGATGAGCATGTGCGTCTTCACCACGTACGTACTACATGTTTCTGCTGTGGACGGGGCGAGAAGGGGGATGTCCGAGGGCGAgtgcaagcaaaggggagagcCCGGGGTgttccccagccagctgcccagcgctgcccagcgCCACTCAGGCGGCGAAGCTCGGGTGCTGCTCGTGCTGTGGCCGTTCTCAGGGAGAACCAAGGGCAAAGCCCCTCGGTAGTCTCACTCCCGTGCATTTGATTTGCCGGATGCCCAAACTTTGGCTGTGGTAGGACAGACTGCCGCGTAGCCAGACGCTCGGGTGCAGAGCCAAGCCTCCGCAGGGGAagggttttccccagctctggcaagagACAGCACCGGTCGGGGagggctctgggaggaaagccGGACAAGGCTCCGGCGCTTCCCAGCTGTGCGGAGAAACACCCCtaagagagatctgtgtgatCACAAGTGAGAACGGGCCTGCTTTCTCAGCCCGTTCTCACAGCCAAAGAGGGAGCAAGGTCCACGCCAGAAAgactgctgaaaagcagtcttcatttgctcGACCTCTTTACTTCCCGGGATTCTTTTCATTCCCGTTCGGAAGGTGCTCCTGGAGCTCTTCCTTTGGGGAAGAGCTGCCGGCAGTGTTGAGCGGTGTGGACAGAAACCGTGTTCCTCCTGGGCGCTGCTGTGTGagctctctgtcagcagcaggcttCCCAAATGGTggcttttcagcctgaaaaggGAAATGCACCTGTGAAGGGGTTTGCCCAAGAGTTGGCTCATTGACAGCCACAggactccctctttttcaggcaaaagATGGCCCTGCAGAAGAAGAGGTTCTTGGAAGTCGTCTTCTTGTTGCTCCCACTGGCTCTTGGTGAGTTTGCGTGAGCAAACATCTGAAAGcgccagcctggctgtgctggatgccagctttCAGCTGGCCAGCTTTCCTTTTTGGCGCGTACCTGTGGAAACTCCCGTGGCCCAAGTGCTTCCTGAGTATGTCCTTGACTGGGACTTGCTTTTGCACTACCAGTAAGAGGTGTTAGTctgccagccatgctgctgctctggccagggGACCAAATGGCTTGCTTAGTCTGCAGGTCTGTGAGAGAAGGCCCCATGTATTTCCCAGCCTCAACTGGGGATTCCCAgaggggccgtgcagggggaccgatggagaggtacctctcctagcccaagcagccccagcagcctgaaGCAGTGAGGGGAAATGGGGACTCGTTCCGGGGCACCGAGCACACCTGAAGCTCACGGCTGCGCAGTCCCCTGACACCTGGGGTGATGGCTCCCGGTCAGAGGCGCGTCCCCTCTCTCCACCCCACGTTCCCCACCTCCTGAGCTAACCTGCTGCCCCACCCCCGAGGCAACAGGGAGGAGACAGCGCGACTGCAGGGATCGCTGGCAACCCTACTCCAATAACTGTCTCTTGgtgatgtgaattgcagctggtgtttacTGCGGGACCTCACTGCCGGTGTGGACAACGCGGGCAAAGGGACTGATAGAGGTCGGTGCCTCTTGTGGGACAGGCACCTCCTGCAAGGGAGCGTTGCCGACAGTGGCTGCATAAATCACACGGGCTCTTCTGCTTCCACGCAGGGtgacccaaagaagcagcagcttttgccgTGTCTTCCtagggaagcctctcctgggaagccccggCAGCTCTGGTGGTAGATTCTCTAACGGAGcgtttttccctttcaggagctgacatgTGCGTCTGCAGCACAACTGAAGATCCTGAGGTAAGAGGTGTTTCCTGAGCTGGAACTGGGTCTGTGCAGAAGCGTCAGCCGACCTCGTGCTACCTGCACTCGTTTTCCTAACAGCCAGGGCTCccgtccttccctcctgcctttgccttttgctcaacCTGGTGAGGAAGGCAAGCACTCGCGAAGCAGGGAAAGCACGTGTGTCTCTGCTCCTTGCTGAGCTCAGATGCTCCCCAGAGGGGATGGGCGGCTCTCTGACAagatctgctttcctcttcctgcaggaGCTCGCGCGCTTTGCTGGCGGAGCAAACccaaaagatgcagcttctgctgcaggaggtggctcAACTGACGGCGGAAATCAGGAGTGGGAAGAAGGTGACgctgcattttggggaaggaggcttGGCTGGGCAGAACCCCTGAGAAAGCACTCCTTGGGATCAGTGGTGGGCTCAGACGGCTGACCGTGGCAAGCCAGCCTTTGCCAGGGGCTTGCTGGGCGAGCTTCTGCGCTGCACAGAGGGCCCTCCTCCGGGCCCAGTTTAGCCGGGCCGCTTCAGGCAGCGGAGGACTCCCGACATCCTTCCGTTTGCATGCTGgtgcctctggctgctctggcCGGGCCCCTGAGGCAGTGGTGAGTCCCAGGCACGCTCACGGGGCCAGCCATTGCTGGCAGGGCCTTAGCCCGTCTCCCAGCTGACCTGGAGAGCGTGGCGGGTGGGGACGAGGGTGTGGGGACCCTCGTCAACCCACCTCAGGGCCATGGCCGTGGCCACAGATAGTGGTCCTCAGTCCTCGTGGCTCACGTCAGCAGCTGAGAGTCTCTCAGCTCTGTGGACAAGGCTTGCCTTGCGTTTCTGACGCTGACTCTTTGCTTCTCCGGGCGCTAGTAGCCACGCTGAAGTGgtccttttctctgttctttcatgGCTTTCCCAGGAAGTTTGGGAAGTGAACCAGGCCGTGTCCGATATGGCTTCGGAAGTCTACGTCAAGACGTCTGACTGGGCCCTGAAAAGCTCTGGTATGGACAcaagcagcccagtctccttgcCCTGTGCTTGTCTGCAGCActccccaaaggaggctgtgctcCAGGCGCTGCTCTCCAAAGTGGGGGAGCTTAAATGCTTCATGGGGTCCAAGAGCAAGGCTGTGGCGGAGTGGTTCTCTCAGcctccctcccagtcctgccctcGGCCTCTGCGCGGGTGCCTCTGGTGCTGCCCCCGCACGCGTTCCTGTGCCGACGGAGGGGCTCTCTTCCTCTCCGCTGCATTTGGAAAGGGAACGGCTGGGTCATCCTTTGCTGCCCACACgcagcaagccctcagctttggtctgctgtcattcacatgggcgcctgctgtctcccagcaccctcagacCACCTCCTCGTGGCGCTGTGAGAGAAGCAGTCACCAGGCACATGGATGCCGTCATTGCCCTGCGCCGCTGGGCACCCCCACCAGCGTGGTGATGAGGACGGGACTGACAGATGTGGAGCCGGCCGGCAGCGTCAGAAATAGTGTCGGAGCACCGCCAAGTCCTCCTAGTCTGTGGCCTCTTGCAGtcatctgctctcccttccttacAGGTGCCACCATTGACATGCAGAGAACTTCCGAGACCTACGACTGCAAAAAGGAGTGGATCTGCAGGGTTTTATGGTTCTTTCGCACTGCCAACCctcctgatactattttgcaggtaTCGTAGCAGAAATCAGCggtgctggtttccttccttcctgtggaGTCGGGGACCGACCTCAggggctctcccctcagtccaGTGGTACTGCTCAAGCCCACAGTGTTGCTCAGGTTCCTGAAACCAAAGCTCGAacacagggctgggcttgctagaaatcagtggttgccctcagcaggggaagagagctgaactgagctgaactgctgcatcttgcccacagtcctctgtcacagctgggtgaaagactttctccctggtgaccCCGTTTCCACACTCATCCCTAACAGCGCCTTTtcgggggtgggaggcaggaggtgcCCTGCAGCGCCACTGGGCAGAGAGGTGTTTCTGTAAGGCCCTGACTAGGGTGGTTGCATGACCGGTATTCTCCTCTTTTCCATAGTAACTGAGAGCCCCCTTTGTCAGGCAGGGAAGGCGGCCCTCTGCTTCTGTCCATTTCCTCACACCCGCCTCATTTTCGAGCTGAAACAGACCCCACAGACGCACTGGCGCCTATGCTTCAAGCTGCATGAGCAGTTGTGTCGGCCCCGATGCTCTCTCACACTTCCTTGCTCTCGCGTTCTGGTTGCAGCCggatgtttccccaggaaactgctggccCCTCCAAGGGCATCAAGGCCAGGTGGTCATCAGGTTGCCGGCACGAGTCCATCTGACTGCCGTCAGTGTGCAGCACATCTCCAAAGACGTCTCTCCATCTGGGACTGTCATCAGCGCCCCCAGAGACGTCGCTGTCTTTGTAAGTCTCTTGCTGGGGGCTTGTGGCTGGCATCTGGCCCTGGGGGAAAGCCATGACAGggacttgcttgcttttgtgcGTCCTCTGAGGTttgtgtcctgctctctcctgagcacCGCAGTGCCCTAGCGGGATACTCGAAGGGCTGTAGAGATTTCATGCCTCTCAAGACTTATTCTGGCCAGAGCACCTCAGGGTTCTTGACCAAAACTCAAGGCAGCGACTGAGCTCCACCCTAACCAGTGCTAGACTACTGCTagagccccaggagaggctgggtagATAACAGGGCTGACCCAGCGCGTACGTTCCCTCTTTGTCGGGACGAGTCTGAGCTGCTCTGCTTGTGCTTTGCCCCTGAGGGACTGGATGCGGACGGGGAAGAGGAAGCTCTCCTTGGGACGTTCATGTACAACGTGGCAAAAGAGGCCATTCAGACCTTCCCTCTGAAGGTACGGTCCACGCGCGGGGGCAAGATGCCAGGGAGCAAAACAGGTTTGCCTGCAAGTCCGTGGCAGGAAGAGCGTGAATGCTTTCTCCCTGGGCGCAGGGGCCCGGACCACCGCCGAGAGAGACCTGGCGGGGTTGGGAGGGCTGAGTAGCAGCATGCGGTGCTGGTAGCAAAAGGATAGCAAGGGCAGGGTCACGCCCGAGGGAGCACGAGTCCTGAGAGACCCTTGGCTCCAgccactgccttcagcagagccagctgcacacaCGGCCACTCCACCAAAGCGACTGTCTTTGTGCCGTGGAGAAACAGGGACGCCTGGTGGCGAAAGCCGTCGGGCAGCACCATTGCTCCATCCTGTggcctgctggcaggctggacaGCGTCCTCTCCTCCCAGCGTAGCCTGCCCCTTCTCTCCCGGTTGCTCTCGcgcctgccaggaggaaggcaggcagagcagacagcgggAGCTTGGGGGCGTTGCACACCAGCTGCCCCACGTACAGGAGCGCCTCCCTGGCCTCTCCGTtggcacagagcaagcagcagagagaaaggggcagagggaagggagacgcagccccagccgggccggCATGCAGAGAATGCCaggtgccttcccccttcccgtgtccccagcctccccagcaggcCGGGTACCAGCAGTGAGCCTAGATGTCCACAGCCGCTCCCACCCACTTTTGggagcttgttcctgagcaggagcagggctagCAGCGGGAGATACGTTGATTGCACCGTCGCTCTTAACACCTccgtttccttttccctcttttcttcacagaacgCGCCGCTTCCCAGAGCCTTTTCATATATCAaacttcttgtgaagagcaactggggaaacccagcgtacacctgcatttatcgagtgcaggttcatgggaagatggcaaaaccagaaagcgtcgactgaaaccagagaagaaaaagaaggacaaaaaaacaaaaagaagaaaaggagggggaaaaaagcaatgatGAGGCAGTTCAGATCGGTtcaggcgcaggagcaggctgtccccatgtgccgtaagacgaaccggcggggaagatgaccggcctggctgaacaaggatcttttgctgggactcaggaagaaaaaggagagtttaccagttttggaagaaggggcaggcaacccaagaagagtacaggggtctcgtcaagtcatgcagagaggaaattagaaaggcaaaagcccagctagaactcaagctggccactgctgtaagagataataaaaaatgtttttacaaatacattaacaacaaaaggagagccaaggagactctccctcctttattggatgcgggggggaacattgccaccaaggatgaggaaaaggctgaggtacttaatgccttctttgcctcagtctttaatagtcaggccagttatccccagggtattcagccccctgagctggaagacagggacggagagcagaataaaccccccgtaatccaggaggaagcagttagcgacctgctacgccacctggacactcacaagtctatggggccggatgggatccacccgagagtactgagagagcgggcggaggagcttgccaagccactctccatcatttatcagcggtcctggttaacaggggaggtcccagaggcttgccagtgtgacgcccatcgacaagaagggccggaaggaggatccggggaactacaggcctgccgGCCTGACCTCGGCGCCGGGGAAAATTATGCAGCGGTTCaccttgagtgcgctcaacaggcatgtgcaggccagccaggggttcaggcccagccagcatgggttcacgaaaggcaggtcctgcttgaccaacctgatctccttctacgaccaggtgacctgcgtagtggatgagggaaaggctgtagatgttttctacctggactttagtaaagcctttgacactgtctcccacagcgttctcctagagaagctggcagctcatggcttaggcgggtgtactcttcgctgggtaaaaaactggctggatggccgagcccagagagctgtggtgaacggagttaaatccagttggcggccggtcacaagcggtgttccccagggctcagttttggggccagtcttgtttaatatctttatcaatgagctggatgaggggattgagtgcgccctcagtaagtttgcaggtgaccccaaattgggcgggagcgtcgatctgctcgagggtaggaaggctctgcagagggatctggacaggctggatcgatgggccgaggtcaattgtatgaggtttaacaaggccaagtgccgggtcctgcactttggtcacaacaacgccatgcaacg
This window encodes:
- the LOC142420750 gene encoding uncharacterized protein LOC142420750, which produces MRQFRSSCREEIRKAKAQLELKLATAVRDNKKCFYKYINNKRRAKETLPPLLDAGGNIATKDEEKAEVLNAFFASVFNSQASYPQGIQPPELEDRDGEQNKPPVIQEEAVSDLLRHLDTHKSMGPDGIHPRVLRERAEELAKPLSIIYQRSWLTGEVPEACQCDAHRQEGPEGGSGELQACRPDLGAGENYAAVHLECAQQEPLHGGGAGGTLFAVNSQLSRSRACKVAQEGHRSCKDGLRPCLPCSRCPCLPVETSDEHVRLHHDSLFFRQKMALQKKRFLEVVFLLLPLALAGVYCGTSLPVWTTRAKGLIEELTCASAAQLKILRSSRALLAEQTQKMQLLLQEVAQLTAEIRSGKKEVWEVNQAVSDMASEVYVKTSDWALKSSGATIDMQRTSETYDCKKEWICRVLWFFRTANPPDTILQPDVSPGNCWPLQGHQGQVVIRLPARVHLTAVSVQHISKDVSPSGTVISAPRDVAVFGLDADGEEEALLGTFMYNVAKEAIQTFPLKNAPLPRAFSYIKLLVKSNWGNPAYTCIYRVQVHGKMAKPESVD